The DNA segment GTTCGGTTCAATTGTATACAAGTAAGTAAGACTCATAAGACCCAGAAACCTACGGCTGAGGGCAGTGTCACACGTTGTAAGACTCAGACTGGGTTCCACTTTGGGTTATTCGCTAAATCTTTCTTTATTTAAGAACTAAGATGATGGTTCAGTGATTCAACCAACGTGAGACCCTTCTTCTATCCTTCGACCTTTCGCTCTCTCGTTACCTTCTTCATTCGCAATATTGTTATGGCAAATGCTAAGTTTGGTTCCACTTTTTCATGTTCCGCggcttctctttcttcttctcctttccAACGCACTAGAAGTGCCCAGGTGCTTATGCTAATGAATTTATTGAATTGTTTCTCAATTTACTCTGTTCCCCAATTTTACAATTTCATAATGGTTTTGCTTTTcagttttctttaattaatgtgTATGTAGTACTTGTCTACATGGTTTGGGTTGACTAAGAGTGACCGATAGTTATgtatgcatgttttttttttaaaaaaaaaattgtgtttttcatCGGTGGTGTTAAggcttttctttttaaattttgtggaACTAGGACAGTAGAAGTTCCTCTTTTAAACCTCAAGAATCgaaagttaattttgttatgtgttTAGGTTGCCGAGGGAGAATGTCCCTGCTACAATTGGACTTTTAGATAGGATAGGGTTGGTGCTGAATTTCGCTTCATCAGTATGGTTTGACTGAAAATAAACATTAGTGGAGATACAGAAAAACTGATCCCTTCAAATGTGTTATTTGGAAAAAAGTAGCTTAATGAAGAGGGAATGTGAAGTAAATTCTTAGTATTTATATTCACCCTTTGGCGCTGCAAACATTGATGTTAAATCTTCATTCTTTAATAGCCTTGTAACCGTAGTCAATTTTATTCGAACAATTACACCAACTGTATATTGCAAAGGCATTTggaaaggaagaaggaaaattAAGGAGACTGTTGAATATGCATTTGATAATTGGATGTTTCCTCAAACAAGACACCATGATCTTCATACAGTACATGAAGGATATACAAAATATGATActtgtttttttgttatttactcCAAAAATAGTTATGTAATTACCTtctgaaaattattaataaccAATGGTGCGATGGTTTGCTCTGCTAGAAAAAGATATGTAAGGTGTTAATTATAAGGTGGTTATAGAAGGTAGACCTAAATGGTATTGTTTTGGTTTGGGCAGCAAGTTCAGTAGCAAGATAAATCATAGCTAACTTAGTAATCAGTTTATGATTTCCCTAGCTGTAAATTGGTTTTTACAAGTGCTGAACTTCtgtgtcttttttttctctctgtcTCCTTCACTCTTCCTTTCAACTTTCTTAAGGTGGttaattgattttggtttatGTTAGATACAAGTTGCACAGGAAATTGCTACATGTGTCAAATGGGTATATGCATTTTCCTGAGACATGGTCAAATGGATGTGTGCATTCTGATAGATTTTCTGTGCAttaatttgatcaatgaatAGTGTTTATGTGAAtgtttagtgaaaaaaattgggaATTCATTTTATAGTCATTTGCTCAAAGTCATGCATGGCTGCTAGAATTTTTTGCAAACTATATTCTGTTTGGTGTGTTCGTTTTATAGTCATTTTATGTGTTCGTGTGTGTGCTTCATGATACAGTTTACAAGGCTAAGAATATCTGGGTGCTATTTCTAGACACAGATTCCTATGAACACTAAATGCATTTTAAATGTGATATATGAACTGCATGGGTTATTCTGACAATCAGTTCTATGAAAATTTAATGTATGGTTtatactatttaattttttaacagtcAATTAATTTCCACATATAAATAATTCATGCTATAGATAAGTTACTATATACATAATTCTTTTGTGAAAATTGATGTGGACAGGGTCATGACGTGATTCATGAGGCATGACATGTATTActctttccattttctgctaGATATTTTAAACTGCCTATCGAGCAATTCATGTGATTTTCTATTTGAGTGATGCTGTCTGTTGGATTAGATCTATTTTATTATACTGTTTTTCAAATTGTTAACTGCTGTATCTTTGAGTATTGCTTTATTTACTCTTAcataatttcttttcatttatttagttGAGCTTATCACAAGGGTTGTTTGTCAACCAACTGACTGGTGCTCAGCTGCAACTGTACACTAAAGGTAGCTTATTTATTGGTTGATTTCTTAATTTCTACATTCTGCATTAAATGTCCAACTTAATTCCTTATTCATCCTTTAAAGCTATGACAATTTTGAAACGAATGGTTCCAAGCATATTTCTTGAATAAATTTGTtgtagaaatttgaatttttgtgtaATTGCAGCTCACCCTTGAACTGTGGCCCATGTGTGGATTAGACCTTAGGGGTCTAGAAAGGTGCAGATGATTGCTGAACTTCACACTGTGTGAAAACACTATTAAAAAACCCGTTAACTATGGTATATTGAAGGTTAAAAACTGAAAGAATACTGTATTTTAGACTTGGGTCACATTTGCAATTTCCccactttgtttttctttttttgttttttgtgtttgttgccATGTGACAGTTCCTTCAGTTGGTTAACAGTTTGCTTAATTGAGGGTGTTTTGCACAAAGTATTATGTTCCCAGGGGTCATTTGCACACTTCAAACCTTGAGATTTAATCTGCATGTGGACCAAAGTTAAAGGGTGTGATCTACAATTTgcaatatattttgtataaccTCCTTTGAATATGTCTTTGTtaatattcttttgtttttgcattTGTATCGCGGTTAGACAAATCATGCCAGCTTAAGTTTATACATGGAATGCCGAACTTAAAAGGAAGGTTACAGAAACAGCTTAATGCTCTTTTTGTTGTCTCTGAGGATCAGTCACAATACTGTGAGCTCGAAACAACTGCTTTAGTGCCAGAAGACGATACAGTTGCAGAAGACATCTCTCCTGTAAGCAACTCGTATTCTCATTTATCAGGGAGTGATGGAAAACCAGGTTTAATATCATTCTATAGCCGTCCACACAGAAGAGACAGTAAGATCCTTTTACCAAATTCAGAGAGAAGTCAAAACAGCATATTGTGGTTTTTGGGCCCAGCAGTCCTAGTAGCTTCCTTCATTTTTCCTTCACTCTATTTACGCAAAGTGCTTTCCATCATTTTTGAGGACTCTTTGTTAACTGGTAACTTTTCCTTGGAAGCAAGACTGTTGTGTCTGAATGTTTTATGTATTTCATGCTACATCGCTTTGTCTGCAGTAATTTGCATAACTTACTATTTTTATGCGGAGTGTTGTCTATAATTTGGCTGTAATTCGTAGTAGGATACAATGAAAACTGTGGAGAAAAGGGTAATTATTTGTATTTGGGTTTGTTGGTAATTGATGATGCTAGGAAAAACATTTTGGGTGTTCAGAAATTGGAAATGATGCTAGTGTGGTTGCTTGACTTGGAATTATTTGTTTCTAGACAAAATGAATGGCATCATTCATTGGATGATTGGACAGAAATGGAGATTAAACTATGCAGACAGATATTGGATGAAAAATTTTGCAACTTCAATATCAATAAtcaacaaaacatttcaaaacttGAAATTGGTTTAGAAATTCAAGATGTTTGTGGAGTGACAGGGAAAAAGAGAGTTGTCGTTATTGTAATTCTTGTGAATTACATGCTGCAACTATGGTAGGTATGAGATGATAATCCTCAAACTTTATAATGCTTAATTGCTTGctttaattcttcttttctatcatcttttttttgttgctttctTCTTAGCTCTGAATTATAAACTCCGAAATATCTTCTTTATCTCCAGATTTCCTCATATTATTCTTCACAGAAGCAATTTTCTATTGTGGTGTTGGGGTATTCCTCTATCTACTAGACCATGTAAGAAGACCCTTGCTAGTGGATACAGTTGCAAACAATAGTGATACTCTACCCCCACAATTGGGACAGAGAGTCTCTTCTGTTGCTACCCTGGTGCTTAGTCTTGTAATTCCAATGGTGACTATGGGTTTGGTCTGGCCATGGACTGGCCCTGCAGCCTCCGCAACTCTCGCCCCATACCTTGTTGGTATAGTTGTCCAATTTGCATTTGAGCAGTACGCTCGATATCGAAAGTCTCCTTCATGGTCTGCCATTCCATTAATCTTTCAAGTAAGGACAATCCAATTCCCTGTTGATTAATTTTCTGTATTTTGTCTTTGTGGTAGAAAGTGGAAAGTAAAGTTATTTGGTTTTGGCTAATTGACAgtctaaatttacattttgaTTATCTTATATTTGCTGTCTCTTTTTGGATTGAATCATctaaaatatttctaatatGCTTTTATGATCACCTTTCTCAACTAATGAAGTGTTATTAACAGGTGTATAGGTTGCACCAACTAAATAGAGCAGCACAACTGGTGACAGCTTTATCATTTACAGTTAGAGGAGCAGAGATGACCTCACACAACATGGCTATAAACAGCTCTTTGGGTACCCTTCTGAATGTCCTACAATTCCTTGGTGTGATTTGCATTTGGTCCCTATCCAGCTTCCTCATGAGATTTATCCCTTATGCTTCAACAACTAAGCagtaaagaatattttttgtaaagtttGTTAGCAATTTCATCTCACACATCAAAACACCTCCAGTTCATCTTCGTGCAGAATATGTAGATGTACATGGGCTTACTTTTTGGTGGtttaaaattgttaaatctAATTGGAATTTTGGACACTAATTCTCTGATTCatctagaataaaaaaaaaatggtggttTCAAGAATTTGAAACTGAGGATTTTGGATACCGGTTAAACAAAGGAATATTTATAGTTCTACTTGTAAGGCATTTGTTTTGAATGAAGTACAAGTACTTGTGTTGTAAGGCATTTGTTTTGAATGAAGTATAAGTACTCGTGTTCTTTAGAGTCGAAAAATGTTATTtgcacaaaatgaagaaaaagagtgGCAATTAGACCTCTAaatcatatattaatatatacagaTAAGTATGCATTTGACCTGATAAGGTAATAATATAAATCTAATAAAGCGCAAAATATCATGTATATTTCTTTCGTGGTATGTATGGTCAATAGCCTCACGACAATATCAGCTACTTGTGAGGTAAAGTTAATTACCATTAAATATTTCAGTAACCTTGTAGCATTTTTAATCACATAAATAATTATGTTCATATGCTTTATATGAGTGGTGGACACCGGGTGTAGAACTTTTGGGTGTATGATGTTCTTTCTCGGTGAATAAAAGCATATTGCGGCTAACATGTAGACAACGATCAAGGTGACAGACTGACAATGGGCACTCGGGTACCTACCCAAAAACGGCACTGGGTCACTAGGGGTCTACATTATTCAAGTGCAAGAATAAATGACTTTCATATGATATTTACAATTTGGCTACACCTTATTTGTTGAAGACATGTGAGAGAAATATCAAAATCCATGTAACCTGCATGGCGGCTTGCTTTTTAAAACAAGCAGCTGGATTGAGTTAATGGAGAAGAATTTGAGAGTaaactattttataaattagttgaaAGTAATTTTCATTGAGAAATACTTGAATGTCTATTGATTTtcaaggaaataaaaatatgcaAGATTAGAGCATACTTTTAGCTACCTAATTTAAGCTGATTTGCATAATAACGgctaattatataattacaatATCATATCTTCTACAAATATCTCATTACTTCTAAATATAGCTTTGGTAATATTCTCTAATTTCAATTGATTTTATACAGTTTGCTAGTTTCTCGAAATATCCTAACCCTCTCAAGTTGGAGCATGCGGATTTTGAGTGTCCAATTTGTGAAGAAAACAATCAAATTACTTCTCTCCTTAAGCTTTGGTAGAAACATCTACCAGTTGAGCAtaagatggaaaaaaaaaacccactaAAAATACAAGTCTCACTTTCCCTTACATAGTTACATGGGTAATTAATGGTAACGAATCAAGTCAAAaagacataatatatatatatatatatatatttttttttttgtgtgtgtgtaaaatTAGAAAAGGTGCATTCACATGTAAACATATAACTTAAtgacttctttatttttttttgggaaaaaaaatgtaaattatattaaatccaaaatgatacaataataaacggggcataccccgcagttaaagaaaatctaaagtctccctaatacaagaagacctatatcaagatgctaaaacaaatgcaacaggtgcgcttgtctatacataagaaacttaataaTGACTTCTTTATTAAGTCTATAGTATTAAGGTCTACCCTAATATTATTAACCACTCTAATTAAATATCAGATATCTTGAGTCCATTACTAGCATATCactaatttatgaattttaaaatataacaaaatgaattatagcattattgtattttttgtaaaactaaaaacaacaaCTAATTGCATCacaattttaactaattattaattagaaaattctAACTAATATTACTTAAATATGTGGATATGAATGGGGTATGGGAAAATCCTACTTGACATTTAATCACATATACGGCTTGCTAGTGCTTTGAATAAACCGAGCAAAGGTGGAGGGTTATAAAAACATACACTGAAAGcgaagttgaaaaatgaaaaataacatgAGTCATGAGGTACTTTGTCTTCAGTGTTTAGGCTTAGTATATTAGGAATCTTGGTAATAAACTTGAGCAATATTCTCTCAATTTGattggaaataaaatagagttcttttttataaaacaaataagtaaatagagtaaataatagactgAGAGTACCCTACCTATAAATTGAGACTGACGATAAGTCTCTGCGatttctcttcctctcaaatttCGTTTTCCATTATTCCTcttccaaaaccctctctttttcccgtatACGCCTAAACCCATCTCAGTAAAATGACGATCCCAAACTCGTTAATCGTTGAATcttcgtgaaatttgagcaccctGTTTGGAACTCATATtcgaacattctcaccgttgaaATTCATGAAATAATGTCTTAGGTAAGAGAAATGCTCTTCGCATCGTAACATTCTTTTTCTCGCATATACCCAAACCTGTTCCAGCAAAATTACGATCCCGAACattttaaccgttggatctttgTGAAATGTGGACACCTAGTTCTCAATTCATTTGCGCACATCTTCACCATTgggattttcaaattaatatatagggAGGGAGAAATATTCATTGTACGCAGACAGTGGAATGAagacttcaatctcttctcattctctctaacacttggaaaccctagtagagcaatcagaggaaaagcttgaggagTCTCAGGAAATCGCTATAGATGCTGCTATCACTTCCGAAATATACatgtgagtccgcttagagatacgagatgagtttatcgcaattgagattagaatgaacatgtgtagggatccttaaaggtctaaattgaggtttattttgggatgtttattgaattataatttcccttatgattataaatacgatattgttgtgtttgacatatcaattgatgtcctaatgcgaattggttgataaaattgagtgctcttggtgttttcgtgtttttttatctatgattttgattaattgattttaatatgattatgtgaaattgtttgagggattTTTCTCTCCATGTTgtgaaaaacatttttgtataaattgttatattgagattattaagtggtgattcaaattgtgagtaagtAACAAATTGAACCTGTGATGAATGGTAAGATACATGTAAATTGAGATGTTGTAtatattgagttgtgagttatgaactgtgcaatcacacaattgtaagaccctttaaggacgTTGAGTTTTTGTGCGATGAGttttgtgatgggatccactatgGAAATCcgacgagttgaatcactttgaggcgtaacgagttaaaattattttgaaaataattgagtagttgtgtgaattgcatagttcataggtaaagcaTATATGATCCATGagatgtgataacatgttacttTAGGATTATGCGATTGTGATTGAGactgagtgtatgtgataaattgagtatgtattgacttgtaatatatatgtacattgagatgttgtatgcattgagttgtgagctatgaatcgtacaatcacacgactataagaccctttaagggcgacgagttaatgcgcgatgagattaaattattttgagaacaattaaggagtcgtgtgttttgtacagttcatagatagagtctatgtgctaaaatattttctgggttggacttAAATCGGgaaggagaggccctgacggactttTCGGAGTCTAGACCTTGGAGGTAAACACAcccagtttgagtgctcctttaagcttgtGTCGACCTCACATGtttggagcattcttgcaaaacagcgtgaccctgactggtctccctatgattttatctagtgagagtgacctgacttactagtgtgtgatttgtcttgtcatgtactcctaggcgcccgacgagatttttcactaacataataccacattgcatataagattgagtcttagtgtatctgttgcataacgtttgtgtattgattgatttagtgatattgtgttttgatccttgagtacatgAATGATGCGAAAATGAATGAGgcgtgttgtgttgtgatgtgatgttacgagacaaagtggtgaaatgatatgagttatgtttaagtaagttgtattttgtttatgtgatatgtatatctacatgttgccttgtttctctctatttaggaatatgataactcattccctgtgtgttatttgtgtttggattctgtgatgatcttgaatttTGTGTTCGTGAGAGAAGATGATTAGGTGTATTGCTTTAAGAAACCTTATATTGAAAGACGTCGGAACACAATGCTttaataggatgtgacattgaggcatgagttttgtttaattacatGATGTTTTGACCCAAAAATGTTTCCAACAAGTTTTATTTGGTGATAGTGGGGTGAATGTAAGTCTTTTACCCTTTtaaaatgcttttatttaaatgtgttttaaattttttttaattaattatgatttcttattccttttattattagtacatatatgtgcgGGATAGAGGGTATCACACCCAAcctatttttgtttgttgtatGTGAAATtccttattataataataaaaggaaaaaagtgaaaaactaCAATTGTAAAAGTTTTACCAATTCAATCTTGAGAAAAGTCATTTGCATGTCAAAATGGTTGAAtcaagtattattattttaatttgaaacttctttaattttctgcATAAATTAGTCGttgatgaaattatttaaaatctgaTAAAGGTAAACTTGTTAAGGACATGAAATctaattttaagatttaatttgtataataataCACTTTCAATAACTAACATAAATTTCcacttttaaaaatcaaattgtatATTATAAGCTATAAGTCTTTAAGTATCAATAGCTCTCCAACTTTCGCACGTATCATGATGAATACTCTCACTCACTTTCTCATATATCATCACGTGCACGCTTGAAACCTTAAGGTGTTTGTCCTTTCCTTAGATAACCTGAATTGAAGCATTTTGTCACGCTTAGCAGACAATAATGGCCAGCCATGCCAGTGCGTGGGTGTGTGTCAAGCTTGAAGATTTTGTCAGAAATCTAGTACTCTCATGCCACAATGGTTTTCTTTTAGACCACAAATACCTTCTTacagaatatattttatttgaacttGATAGGATTACTTTAAATGATGCAactctctttttaattatttaacatagTTGAATATcttgaattcaaattcaaaacatctAATTAAACCGAAATAATTTCATGTGAATTGATCGAGACTTGGTGGTGTCACAATGAGTTTATACCCATTTAAGTTGACAAGTTTGGAAGTTGAATTAGCCAGAACTCTTGCAAAGTCAAATCGTACTatgtttctttctctcttgtttttctgtAATCCCAGTGAATATACGATGAATTTGTGTAGTGGCAATGTGAATAAAAATTCAGGATCAACAAAAGGCAACAGAAAGTGACCCACTTGTTAATTGTTATGTCACCTTTTTATCTACGGCTTGAGTGGATCTTTTTATTAGCTTCTAGTCCTTTAACTCTTAGAGGAAAAAAAACCCATCATGAGCCTTATCTCTACATAATTAGTTCCCAATTATTTAATCAACAAAAGAATCCTAAAATATTTAGGAAATGTAGATATTAAGATAAGACTTATATCTCACGAGTAactgagtttgaattttattGATGACGTAAAATTTGTTgatgaataatttataaatat comes from the Glycine soja cultivar W05 chromosome 6, ASM419377v2, whole genome shotgun sequence genome and includes:
- the LOC114416437 gene encoding uncharacterized protein LOC114416437 isoform X2, which gives rise to MPNLKGRLQKQLNALFVVSEDQSQYCELETTALVPEDDTVAEDISPVSNSYSHLSGSDGKPGLISFYSRPHRRDSKILLPNSERSQNSILWFLGPAVLVASFIFPSLYLRKVLSIIFEDSLLTDFLILFFTEAIFYCGVGVFLYLLDHVRRPLLVDTVANNSDTLPPQLGQRVSSVATLVLSLVIPMVTMGLVWPWTGPAASATLAPYLVGIVVQFAFEQYARYRKSPSWSAIPLIFQVYRLHQLNRAAQLVTALSFTVRGAEMTSHNMAINSSLGTLLNVLQFLGVICIWSLSSFLMRFIPYASTTKQ
- the LOC114416437 gene encoding uncharacterized protein LOC114416437 isoform X1; this translates as MANAKFGSTFSCSAASLSSSPFQRTRSAQLSLSQGLFVNQLTGAQLQLYTKDKSCQLKFIHGMPNLKGRLQKQLNALFVVSEDQSQYCELETTALVPEDDTVAEDISPVSNSYSHLSGSDGKPGLISFYSRPHRRDSKILLPNSERSQNSILWFLGPAVLVASFIFPSLYLRKVLSIIFEDSLLTDFLILFFTEAIFYCGVGVFLYLLDHVRRPLLVDTVANNSDTLPPQLGQRVSSVATLVLSLVIPMVTMGLVWPWTGPAASATLAPYLVGIVVQFAFEQYARYRKSPSWSAIPLIFQVYRLHQLNRAAQLVTALSFTVRGAEMTSHNMAINSSLGTLLNVLQFLGVICIWSLSSFLMRFIPYASTTKQ